One Verrucomicrobiota bacterium genomic window carries:
- a CDS encoding STAS domain-containing protein, translating to MTTETCGDILLVTGLDRLSATNAMLFKEVTLAQLAAEHRFVDVDATGISFIDSDGLGALIAVQRRLTPRQGRVRLLRPQVMVLQLLELLRMEQVFDIVKH from the coding sequence ATGACAACTGAAACCTGCGGGGACATCTTGCTTGTCACCGGTCTCGACCGGCTAAGTGCGACTAATGCCATGCTCTTCAAGGAAGTAACGCTGGCTCAGCTTGCCGCCGAACATCGTTTTGTGGACGTGGATGCAACGGGGATCAGTTTCATTGACAGCGATGGCTTGGGGGCGTTGATTGCCGTGCAACGACGGTTGACTCCCCGTCAGGGGCGTGTGCGTCTGCTGCGGCCCCAGGTGATGGTGCTGCAATTGCTGGAATTACTGCGCATGGAGCAGGTTTTTGACATCGTCAAACATTAA
- a CDS encoding SpoIIE family protein phosphatase has translation MLAISNRSMTIRVACELQVVRGLCRKVREFLADAGLSADELNPWEQTLAEAVNNAILYAPPASKNLPVQTNITVSQTLVEVRISDHTAGFDFPQNAVLPEPDAESGRGLFMIQSLTDEAIYLRGRGENCLVLRKHRNLGSRLSESADDSRQELEETRHTLDLMTEELASSYESLAAIFQYSAELSTNVSSHDFTRRWLDQLLTIIGADWYLLRLLSPDGNHLCVAATSLPGWQEHVIPLASSPDAPCLEQRAIHQHRDVWFDDATPLHHADPLATVGQPASGFAHPIVVNGTPVGVLTVACGTGTRMAEAGNINIIHTFADFLGIQVRNARFAEEQVRTRLMSREMEIATNIQRSLLPERMPNLRGFGMAGHCRSARQVGGDYYDAIVTGEGQLLLVVADVMGKGLPAAIFAAIFRSLVRARLDLAAKPGEFLVWLNRNLGADVGRVDMFITAQLAFVDLNQRRLRVAGAGHPPLLLAGQDGSCEALESSGPPLGVLMQKEYGDTERILPHGAQVFLFTDGLSEARDPAGELLGVPRLIHWLQEQACRQQPVGQTQQNLLAMLEQFEQGTLSGDDQAFVLLAEEPVTSTNHAS, from the coding sequence GTGCTGGCCATATCCAATCGCTCGATGACGATACGGGTTGCGTGCGAGCTGCAGGTCGTGCGTGGCCTTTGCCGGAAGGTGCGTGAATTTCTGGCGGATGCCGGGCTCAGTGCGGACGAACTCAACCCTTGGGAACAGACCCTCGCTGAGGCCGTCAATAACGCTATCCTATACGCCCCGCCAGCTTCAAAAAACCTGCCGGTGCAAACCAATATCACCGTAAGCCAGACCCTCGTTGAGGTGCGGATTAGTGATCACACCGCCGGGTTTGATTTTCCCCAAAACGCGGTGCTGCCAGAGCCGGATGCTGAATCAGGACGCGGGCTGTTTATGATCCAAAGCCTGACGGACGAAGCGATTTACCTGCGCGGACGAGGTGAGAACTGCCTGGTGCTGAGGAAACACCGTAACCTTGGTTCCCGACTTTCAGAATCGGCTGATGACTCCCGCCAGGAACTTGAGGAAACTCGCCACACATTGGACTTGATGACCGAAGAATTGGCATCCTCCTATGAGAGTTTGGCGGCGATTTTCCAATACAGCGCCGAGCTATCCACCAACGTCTCCTCGCACGACTTTACGCGTCGCTGGCTGGACCAGTTGCTGACCATTATCGGGGCCGACTGGTATCTATTGCGGCTGTTGAGCCCGGACGGCAACCACCTGTGCGTGGCGGCGACGTCACTACCTGGCTGGCAAGAGCACGTGATTCCGCTTGCCTCCTCCCCGGACGCTCCCTGCCTGGAACAGCGGGCCATTCATCAGCACCGGGATGTATGGTTCGATGACGCCACGCCGTTGCATCATGCCGACCCGCTGGCTACCGTCGGGCAACCGGCGAGCGGCTTTGCACACCCGATCGTCGTCAATGGAACTCCGGTCGGGGTGCTTACGGTGGCTTGCGGAACGGGAACCCGCATGGCGGAAGCCGGCAACATCAATATTATCCATACGTTCGCGGATTTTTTGGGAATTCAGGTGCGCAATGCGCGATTTGCCGAGGAACAGGTACGCACCCGATTGATGTCACGCGAGATGGAAATCGCCACGAATATCCAGCGCTCGCTCCTGCCCGAACGGATGCCGAATCTACGGGGATTTGGCATGGCTGGGCATTGCCGTAGCGCCCGCCAGGTGGGTGGTGATTATTACGACGCGATTGTCACCGGCGAAGGGCAATTGCTGCTCGTGGTGGCCGATGTCATGGGGAAAGGCCTTCCCGCCGCGATATTCGCCGCGATATTTCGCAGTCTGGTGCGGGCACGGTTGGATCTCGCGGCAAAGCCGGGAGAATTCCTGGTTTGGCTGAATCGCAACCTCGGCGCCGACGTAGGGCGGGTGGATATGTTCATCACGGCCCAACTCGCCTTTGTGGACTTGAACCAACGGCGGCTGCGCGTTGCCGGAGCTGGCCATCCACCGTTGCTGCTCGCGGGCCAGGATGGTTCCTGCGAGGCGCTTGAAAGCAGCGGTCCGCCACTCGGTGTGCTGATGCAAAAAGAGTACGGAGATACGGAACGGATCCTTCCGCACGGCGCCCAAGTATTCCTTTTCACCGATGGGCTAAGCGAGGCGCGCGACCCGGCAGGCGAACTGCTCGGCGTGCCCAGACTGATCCACTGGTTGCAGGAGCAGGCATGCCGCCAGCAGCCGGTTGGGCAGACACAGCAAAACTTGCTCGCCATGCTGGAGCAATTTGAGCAGGGGACGCTATCCGGGGATGACCAGGCGTTTGTCCTGCTGGCCGAGGAACCCGTAACTTCCACTAACCATGCCTCATAA
- a CDS encoding response regulator — MPHKILIADDEPHMLRLIEVSLRKGGFQIVQARDGREAVAVAIREKPDLVVMDLVMPELDGFAALRELKLNADTAHTPVILLTSRGQAIVREEAERSGAALYLQKPFSPAQLLVEAKRLLGLA; from the coding sequence ATGCCTCATAAAATTCTCATCGCGGATGACGAACCGCACATGTTGCGGTTAATCGAAGTCAGTTTAAGAAAAGGCGGATTTCAGATTGTTCAAGCCCGGGATGGCCGCGAGGCGGTGGCGGTTGCCATCCGGGAAAAACCGGACTTGGTGGTCATGGATCTCGTCATGCCTGAACTGGATGGTTTTGCCGCGTTGCGCGAACTAAAGCTCAACGCGGATACCGCCCACACGCCCGTCATCCTGTTAACGTCACGCGGCCAGGCCATCGTCCGCGAGGAAGCGGAACGCTCGGGGGCGGCGCTTTATCTGCAAAAGCCGTTTTCGCCTGCTCAATTACTCGTCGAGGCTAAACGGCTACTCGGGTTGGCCTGA